Proteins from a single region of Halorubrum sp. 2020YC2:
- the mch gene encoding methenyltetrahydromethanopterin cyclohydrolase has translation MESINRTAIELVDEALDFAGELDVVGYELDNGATVVDFGVDAAGGVEAGLLLAEIQTAGLANLQTRMGRLAGAPRQYVELSTDHPAVALLCSQKAGWEVTTEGGFEGLGSGPARALVGREAEFERVGYYDSAEFATLAIESTTLPDEAVAEQVAEMAEVDAEGVFLPTFATGSTAGSVTTAARAAELAVFRLLEVGYEPTDVLHASGSAPLAPPTRDETEAMGRTNDALAYGGEVHLQVARDDDRFDEIVSTASEEYGTPFVEVFEDADWDFYEVPESVFAPAQVTVDVVDGPVYTVGETDEELLAESFGYR, from the coding sequence ATGGAGAGCATCAACCGGACCGCGATCGAGTTAGTCGACGAGGCGCTCGATTTCGCCGGCGAACTGGACGTCGTCGGCTACGAGCTGGACAACGGCGCCACCGTCGTGGACTTCGGGGTCGACGCGGCCGGCGGGGTCGAGGCGGGACTGCTGCTGGCGGAGATCCAGACCGCCGGGCTGGCGAACCTACAGACGCGGATGGGGCGGCTCGCGGGCGCGCCACGCCAGTACGTCGAGCTGTCGACCGACCACCCGGCGGTCGCGCTGCTCTGCTCGCAGAAGGCGGGCTGGGAGGTCACGACCGAGGGCGGCTTCGAGGGGCTGGGCTCCGGGCCGGCACGGGCGCTCGTCGGTCGCGAAGCGGAGTTCGAGCGCGTCGGCTACTACGACTCCGCCGAGTTCGCCACGCTGGCGATCGAGTCGACGACGCTGCCCGACGAGGCGGTCGCGGAGCAGGTCGCGGAGATGGCCGAGGTCGACGCCGAGGGCGTGTTCCTCCCGACGTTCGCCACCGGCTCGACCGCCGGCTCCGTCACCACCGCGGCCCGCGCCGCCGAACTCGCCGTCTTCCGCCTGCTGGAGGTCGGCTACGAGCCGACCGACGTGCTCCACGCCTCCGGATCCGCGCCGCTCGCGCCCCCGACCCGCGACGAGACCGAGGCGATGGGCCGGACCAACGACGCCCTGGCGTACGGCGGCGAGGTCCACCTCCAGGTCGCGCGCGACGACGACCGGTTCGACGAGATCGTCTCGACCGCGAGCGAGGAGTACGGCACTCCCTTCGTCGAGGTGTTCGAGGACGCCGACTGGGACTTCTACGAGGTGCCGGAGAGCGTGTTCGCCCCGGCGCAGGTCACGGTCGACGTCGTCGACGGTCCCGTCTACACCGTGGGCGAGACCGACGAGGAACTGCTCGCGGAGTCGTTCGGCTACCGCTGA